The Arachis hypogaea cultivar Tifrunner chromosome 14, arahy.Tifrunner.gnm2.J5K5, whole genome shotgun sequence DNA window cctatgaaccagtgAACCGGTAGCTAgaacggttcgatgaccggttcgattttcagaaccttgataaaAACAAGGGTTGTACATATAAAAGTACCCCCAGTCTCCTCTCCGCTCACAAATCCTCTCCTCACTAGTACAGGGAAGGAATTCGACGGCAATACCAGAGTCGTCCTTAGTCAATTTCAGGCTATGAAGCTCGTGAAATAACTCGAAATTTGAATACAAAGAAGCACGCGTCGTAACATCATCGTGCACCCAGAGATAAGGATTATCTTTCTTAACCTCAACCACCTTCAGCTTCTCTTTTGCCTTTTCTTTTTCCATTGTACCTTTTCTAACTATGATAGAAAAcaacgaagaagaggaagaaacaaaagtaggaaAAAGCTAACTTTTGGAAGTCATTTCGATCGTCAATTCAGATAAGAGTAAAAAAGGGCTTTTTAGAAGATTTCCAAAAGAACAAAGCAGTAACCAAATGCTATTACAACCCACTAAGTGGGAAGACCAAGATATTAACTTTTGATATGCCCTAGGACAAAACAGTTCAAATGCGGTCAATAAAGAATTAATTGTAGCACATTTCTCAGGACAAGAAAAGGTtttttgaaactaaaattaattatcacttatttttatttttattttttcttcatgttttaattttttaatagagcAAGCTTGAAAACGCGCCGTTGAGCTTGGGGGCTACTAGACTCAACAGAGCAAACCGAGCTATAAGTCGTATAAAAGCTCAACTTGctaataaatagatagataggCAAGTCAAGTTTGGGAACTATGTATCATACCCTATAACTCGGAAGTAAGGACTTATACCTCGGCTACGTCAGGTAATTCGAAATTGCAGATAAACATGACCTTATCACATAAATAGTACTCCCCAAGAATCTCGGCTGGGGCCGAGATCCGCTCAACAAGCCCCTGAACAGTTCAAACCCTAAAAGCTTATAAAACGGCAACAACATCAATAGTCTAACACACAAGTCATATAGTAACAactttattatatacataaattttaaGAGATTTTCTACTGACTTGAGTGTCAGAAtcctttttgcaggtaccacGCTTGGGTCCGTTTTCAATGAGGATACTTCAAACGACGAGTAAAGTCATCTCTTGCCGTCAACATTCCGGATCCGACATATAGCGCGAAGAAGAATATCCTTACCAGAACAGTAGTCAttcaatcaaaattaaactcttttgttgaactgaatatatctctattttattttttaaatcataaacAATCTACCCTTTTATGCCACTGAAATGAATTAATATCATTcgtcaaaataaaaaaagaattgagATCAGATATTTGGAAACCACACCTTGTCATTGATATTAACATAGAACCATCGTGTATTATGAACCCCTCAAAAGCTGTATACATTTTACCAATTACCAAATTTTCAGTGTGCTTTGCAACATTATTGCAAGGTTCTTTAACTAGAatctatatttataaattattttcctTGACCCCATAAAATCATTTCTAATTCTTATTTTGAGAAGTTACATCAATTATCTAGAAGACTTTCTTTAGTTTGGTTGTCTTGAAGTGAACTGTGTTTCATTTTACGTATAAATCAAATGTCATATGTGAATTTAAATTCTGCATGTTACTCACACAGTCACACTTGCATAAATCTTATGATGTAAATTGAGGCTAACATTAATTCATATATGATTTTGACACTAGTTCTTTTCCAAAACAGAAATTTACATGCTCTTTGTAtgaattagtttcattttgatcttgtaacaaaaattcaaagtatACAAGACCTTGTATGTTCCTTACATCAGTCTATTAGCTGCACAGCTCCAATAGAAGGTATCTTGTCTCTCAACTTTTGCGTTAGCGCCACGCGAACCGTCATAACTCCGGCCGCCGGTCCACTTAGCCGAACTTTGACAACATAATCATCGATCTTAACAAGCTCTAATATTCCTCCCCCAGTGCCAACAAGGTATGGCCTAATTTCAGAAAGAacctgaaaaataaataatatcatagACTAAGTATTTTTCATCATGAAAAACTCTTTAGAACTTGTTAGCCCTATGATTCAATGAGTACGCAAATTCTATAAATGACGCAAGAAATTTAGTTTCATACACTCTCAACATTTTGCTCTGTTAACTCGAGGCCAGTCTCAGCGTCCACAATCTGCTCCACTGCCATGATTTCTGGAATCTTATCGCGAAGGCGAGTCTCAATTCCCATCTTTAATGTCATGGCCGAGCTAGGACACGAGCCACATGCTCCTTGAAGCTTGAGGACGACGACAAGGCCATCTATCTCATGCAAAGCCACATTCCCTCCATCAGCCATCAAGCCAGGTCTAACCTCATCCAAAACCTTCTCCACATTCTCTTCTGTCAATGGCAGCACACAGCTTGGGGATACAACTCTTCCTATAACATTCAATTGTGAATCAACTCAATCaactatatactttttttttataacacATTCTTTATACACCATGTAAACATTAGTCCTTGTTGATACAACCTCttgaattcaaatattattttatctATGATTAGCAAATTGAATTACTAATTTGGTGGTACTAAGTATTTGTGCAAAAGACAAGAATTTAAGTTCAAATATTTTACTCGCTCATCATATGTACATGTATTTTTATGTACATTCACATTATATATTAAGGGTGCGAGTTGGATGGTAGGGTATGCTCGATACCTGAACCCGATCCTACCCATAGATACAGGTTCTGCAGCTAGCCCTATTGATTTACAAAGGGATAAATCGCTTATCTATAAGCTAATCAAGTAATTAACCCTCTAATAACCTCTAATGGGTCTAGTGTATTAGTAAATTTAATCCAATAAATGGTGTTCAAATTGATGAATTAGTTAGAAGAATGCATTGACATGAAAAGAGAGTAGTAGCACCTGCTTTGTTTCGTGGAGAACGGGATGATATAAGTCCAAAATATTGTTTGATGTCCATTTGGTGACCTCTGACAAAAATACTCTCACTTGAAGAAAATCCTCTGCCATTTGAAACTCGattctgaaaataaaattaagaaaaaaaataggtgCAAAATTTTGAGTCACATAAACACAACAAACATAGCAATACAATCCACCTAAGAATTTTGTAAAGATGGCATAATTCAATGAATAGAATTCCTTAATTTCtcagaagaaagaaacaaagtaCCTTAAGGAAACAACACGGGTTAAAGAATAATAATGTATGATGAGTTGCACAAAGCATTGCAACCAGTAAAAGCTACCATAAGATTATGGTAACATAAAATTGTCTCATCTTCTTGTTTTGAATGGAGTTGAAGGAGTTAGTTTAAGCTCTTATGTTTTTGCAGCAGCAGTGGCCTTTGGATGGTTGATACTGGTACGCAGCAATTGATTGGTTCAAGTTTATTTTGTTTCTGATGACGCTCCATGATGATAATGAaaagtgaaataaaataaaataaaataaaattaaaatgtggccaagtttttttttttttttggacataaaTGTGGGCAAGTTTGTGGACAGAACTCAAACACACATATGGTTGTTAAGATTGGATAATCCATGTGCTATGATTCAAACCCAAGTTTTATGCCCAAAAGCATTACAATTCATCTTGCCAAAAATACAGGGTGCTCAAAAACATGGGGAGGTTTCTATTTTTTGCTAAAGTACATTGGGGCATAGTTAGGGATGTCAACAGGGCAGGGCAGGGCGGGGGCGGAGAATGCCTCCCTGCTCTCCATCTCCGTCCCCAGATTTACTCCCTATCCCCGTCCCCATTTCCACAGGGCCCCATTCCCCGCGGGGATCCCATTCCCCATCTCTCTAATAATTTTGACAAATTATTAATTTCTATAGGAATAGAGCTGAAAGTATCCATCCTATACAAAAAcagcaagattttatacaaaaagtctaaacgTCAAGATGGTGACTTTCAAAATGACGCAGTGGGAGACGTCATGGCGAGCCAGAGTACAGAGCAGTGGACGAGGTGGGGGACACGACATAAGACAGGAGAATGGACACGATGACAGAATTGTTAACCAAGTATTTTTACATGGTTGTTAACCAAGTAATTTCCTCCACATGCGCGTCCCCCACCCCTCACTCGTTTGTCATACACGCGCTACATATAACGTGCTGCAACGTaaacctccttcttcttcttcttttcacgcTCGTTTACACACGTAGCGtattcttcttcttcgcgttcctcctttttctcctttttcgtgttccttcttcttcacatgttttctccttatcgtcattcttttgttgttgttgctgctgtatttttttgtcttttcctccttttctCTCTGGTgaagtgataaaccccaatttcgtgatttatcttgtgcttatttcagGGGATTTTACCAccctttcccacatttattcaataaaatagcatggttttgtaattctcccttgaattgtgcttgagtgtaaaaacatactttttaggtcctaaattggtgattttgattcactttaatttcattcgatgccttgatgtgtttgttgagaaatttcaggttcataaagcaagtattggatggaagaaatgagtagaaaagcatacaaaggggagaatgcatgaagaaacaaagattgggaatgcatcaatgggGGTGCACGTGTTCAAGGCGCGCATGCGCAAAAGTGGTTTCACATAGAGATGCGCACGCatacatgacgcgtccgcatgaatgaagaatttgccaatcgacgcgcacgcgccgatactctcacatggcccacttaaaggcaaaacactgggggcgatttctaagttgcccaggcccaaatccaacttgtttcggagtgtatttcatgcagaattgaagtccaagcaaaggggagAGCAATTAATTTAGCCAACATgaacctttagttagttttctagagagagaagctccctcttctctctagaattaggaattaggattaggtttagttcttagatctaggtttaattcatgctttgatttacttttcttttgtaatttcttcttcttctacatctcctctctctagtttagcatttaattcttgaaattctctacttttatgttgatgcacctTTGTTCGtctatttttctttaatgcaatttatgattcatgttcctttattgttcatttgatttgttgttgtttaattccttgcaattgagtagtgtaaatttacctttcttgcaattttactatgtttcccttttatgccttccaagtgtttgataaaatgcttggttgaattttagagtagaattttatgctcttggcttgggaaggtaacttaagaactcttgagttactaatgtccaagtgattgacgattgggagccattaactttagatctcactaattgaattggtggagaactaggacttatggacttggattgatatagctcacttgactttcctctactattagttaggggttaacttagtggaattgatccttgccaattctcatgttgtggttagtgataaggatagagatccttgaccaccaacctttgccaagacccttttagttgttatttgaattttcttgtcatttacttttcatgtttctcatccaaaaatcccaaaacatgctccataaccaataacaagacactttattgcaattcctagggaaaacgacccgaggtttcaatacttcagtttataaatttaggggtttgttttagtgacaaacaaatttttgcataaaaggattagtgattggtttagaaactatactttataaCGAGAATTcgtttgtgaaattctaaaccgtcaaagaTCCGTTCATcatgaagaagcagtagaaggtgaggaagaagagttttgaatagtgcagaatgaaccgaacatagtactcatggtgaactgaacacaatacaattgtatagtattgagtgaacgaaacataatccattatataaaatcaaattcaaatagctttctgcagaatgagccgaacacaatacaattgtatagtactgagtgaacaaaacataatccattacataaaatcaaattcaaacagctttctgcagaatgaaccgaacatagtactcatggtgaactgaacacagtactcatggtgaaacaattgtatagtactgagtgaacgaaacataatccattatataaaatcaaattcaaataactctgcctacaatttacatattatcaattcaattcaaattagctgtattccattcaattcgattcaaaattgaataatccaaactttgtcagtttgatttgtttcagaagagtaatccaaatcgctctcctgatttgaagttgagtcatttattgtttcgattcagaagtgcagatcgaaaaagaaaacgaagaaaaataagaagaagataaaTGCAACTAGATCGAAATAAGAAAACGAGAAGATGAACGCGACCAGAGGAGAACGACGAAGGCAATACAgatcaacaacaaaagaatgacgatagggtttcagggtttagggttttaggatttagggtttatgggttcagggttcagtgtataggggttcagtgtgtttcaaACTTTCGGTTCGCCCtgtgtattaatttcggttcaccgtgttcatggttgagggtttagggtttaagggtctagggtttagggttcaggattttaggggtttagggtttacggtagggttcagggtttagggtttatggtttaggatttaaggtttagcattcagggttcagagttcagtgttcagggttcgagttcatggtttagggtttagggtttagggtttaggttttagggtgtagggtttagggtttaggttttaggattttagggattTACGGTTTAtgggtttagggttcagtgtttagggttctggttttagtgtttagggtttagggtttagggttcagtgttTAGGGGTTCATAATCTTTTGGTAAACaggagagcgatttggattaATCTTCTGAAAGGAATCAAACTGAATTAAATGGATGGAGGTATACTGAATtgagttgaattgaattgataatatgtaaattctaggcagagttatttgaatttgattttatataatggattatgtttcgttcactcagtactatacaattgtttcaccatgagtactgtgttcggttcaccatgagtactgtgttcggttcattctgcagaaagctgtttgaatttgattttatataatagattatgtttcattcactcagtactatacaattatattgtgttcggttcaccatgagtactatgttcgattcaccatgagtactatgtTCAGTTCactatgagtactgtgttcgattcattctgcactattcaaaactcttcttcctcaccttctactgcttcttcaccagagagagaaggaggaaaagacaaaaaaaatacagcaacaacaacaacaaaagaatgacgataaggagaaaacacgtgaaaaagaaggaacgcgaaaaaagaggaaaaggaggagaaggaggaacgcgaagaagaaggcgaagaagaagaagacgctccgtgcgtaaacgagcatgaaaagaagaagaagaagaagaagcgtgggagaagaagaagcagcagcgtGGGGGAGTAGAAGCGTTGGGCAAGAACGATTTCGTGTGTGTTGGGCGCGTGTATTTCACGTTTCATTTAATGGtattgggttttttttttgttgggccAACTTAGTTACATGATTACATAGATGTGTAGCATCTGATtaaatttaatttggtttaatttgaATTGGATGAGTTAATTTGTATTAGTTTGGATTTGAACACCTCTTCGGTAGCACCTGCTTTGTTCCATGGAGAACGGAATGATATAAGTCCAAAATATTGTTTGATGTTCATTTGGTGACCTCTAACAAAACAACTCTCATTTGAAGTAAATCCTCTGCCATTTGAAATTCGATTCTGAAAATATAAATAGGTGCAAAATTATTTGTTACATAAACTTAACAAACATAGGAATACAATCCACCTAAGAATTTGTAAAGATGGCATAATTCAATGAATGTAATTTCTTAATTTCTCGGAAGAAGGAAACAACAATGATTagaggataataataataatgtatgatGAGTTGCACAAAGCATCGCAACCAGTAAAAGCTATCATAAGACTATGGTAACATAAAATGGTCTCATCTTCTTGTTTTGAATTGGAATGACAGGAGTTAGTTTAAGTTCTTTTGCAGCAGCAGTGGCTTTTGGATGGTTGATACTGATATATAGCAACTGATTGGTTCAGGTTGATTTTGTTTCTGCTGATGTtcctgatgatgataatgaaaagtaaaataaaaagaataaatgaccatttataCCATGAAAGATGAAAATGCTGATATATGTACCACACTaaatcgaaactaaacttgtacccacGCAAGATGTcttccgtgtgacaaaagtaccctgTCTTTGAAAGGTTGGAGTGCCACGtagggtacttttgtcacacagAATGTATCTTGCGTGGGTACAAGTTTAATTTCGATCTAATGTGAGtcagtattttcatcttttatgaatacaaatgatcatttattcaaaataaaaatgtggCCAAGTCTGTTGATAGAACCCAAACACACAAGTGATCGTTTATGGGCTATGATTCTAAACCCAAGTTTTATGCCCAAAAGTATTACAACCCATCTTTCCAAAAGTGCAATTGAATTGACAGGGCCTAAGCCCACACAATGCCATGATGCAAGCCATTCTTGCAAGTGACTACGGACTCGGATTAAGAAATTGTTTTTGACAATAACCAGTCGTGGACAAGACATTTGTATGAGTGACGGTTGTAATTGCCTCTTAAAAGTGTCACACAGGGTTCGATACCCAACAGTAATTGGACTGTAGTGAAATTAGTGTGTGTGAATGACTGAGTGTGTGTGTTTgaccaaaacaaaatataaatcccTCGGGAGAACAGTTCTAATAGAATTAGCACGAAaatcacaagaagaaaaagagtaaaataaatgACATTCTAATTGCGGATAAAATATCTCAAAACTCGACTTGAGTGACTGCATAAATCCGGATTGAGAATATGAATCTTATTATATAAGTAGATgatagacaaataaaaaaattcatttaaataTTTACTATAAGTAACAAATAATGTAAATTAATCTTAGTATATTAATTAAACTTATGGAAGAATTGCTTCTTCGCAAATCATTGgtgaataaatatatatttattcaaaaaatctTATATTATTTCATTTTAAAGATTTTCCTATTTTAATATCTCATTACAtgaatcaaataattttaaatttttaaaaaaattataacatgtcactataagtgaaaaaataaattagaaaattgtCTAGTATGCCATTGGAAGCTAAGATTATTATATTACcacaaattattaattttaagattttgtttatcaatattttaagaatatttattaagaatacaaacataaaattttttattaaaaatattttaaaattagtaataaatatatatatatgaatttattttatttctaaattattcttttttatattttcagaCACTTAGTAAAATCATTTGTGGAAAGCCTAACAATATGAATGATGTGTCAAATGTCAACACACACCGGGTGTACATAATATGGAAAAAAAACATTATTATGTTGAACACTTTATCAGCACATAACAAAAGTAATTTAATGTTTAAATACAGTATTAACTAATTAACAAATGTCAATGATAAGAACACtgtagatattattattaataataataactgtacACACATGACGTCGTTATAGTCCAATGATTAATTCATATCTTCTTTGAATTTTGAAGAGGAGAGAGATTGGAAATGAATTAGTTAGAGAGAGTTGTACTAGTAATAGAGTTTCAAAATGTCATTATATAATGCATGCTTTGTTGTGTGGGTGGAATACCTATGATTGTGCATTGTGGAGCACTTAGCAATAAGTACTCTTCATCGTTTCCCTGTTCCACTTTGTGTTTGCCATTATAACCACCCAGTCATGAAAATCACattttgtaaataaatatttttttacaaacatCCAATATAaaatgaataacaaaaaaaattatattgaaattaaaaaatatataatagagtGAAGATCAGATCCACATAGAGTATAAacatttattatgtatttaaaaataatttctcaataaatgttactcttaagcacaataaTAAGAGGTCCATACCCACTTATACTACTCTTAATTAGTTTCAAGGATATAATGTTAGTCATGGAAGTAAGACTTATGGCACTTATTCTTTTTGACTAAGGACAAACTAAAGCAATATAATGTTATCCTATCCGACCAAAAGAGAAGTCCCCTCCATCCCCACTTTTCATCTTAGTTTTTGTAAGTCAATAATGTAGTGCATCAAaactttttaagtattttttcttttataattttgatACATATTTGGCTATTGCATGATGGTGGAATAGAAAGGGATAGGTTTGACTATTAACAACAATACAAAGCTTTTTTGTTTGGCTATCtaattttcgccatttttctttttcaccaaAAGAGGTTGGGTGAGATTtcaattcatttttattttattttattttttcaaattttcaaatagatCATTGCATGACTACGtgcatatattttttcttttttttttctgcattaAAATATTATGTTTAAAGTAACAAATTAACAAACAATGACTTTACTAGttg harbors:
- the LOC112741863 gene encoding nifU-like protein 3, chloroplastic yields the protein MLCATHHTLLFFNPCCFLKNRVSNGRGFSSSESIFVRGHQMDIKQYFGLISSRSPRNKAGRVVSPSCVLPLTEENVEKVLDEVRPGLMADGGNVALHEIDGLVVVLKLQGACGSCPSSAMTLKMGIETRLRDKIPEIMAVEQIVDAETGLELTEQNVESVLSEIRPYLVGTGGGILELVKIDDYVVKVRLSGPAAGVMTVRVALTQKLRDKIPSIGAVQLID